The Punica granatum isolate Tunisia-2019 chromosome 4, ASM765513v2, whole genome shotgun sequence sequence TAGAGAAAGGCAATAAATAACAAACACATGGCAATTTTCGTATTATTGTTGAACTAAACTGACTATTAGTTTGATGACAGTAGTTCCCGCATATATCAATTATCGGACTAACTATGACCATACCGGTTGTCTTTCttatcctttttcttcaaCAATCGAAAGAGGGAAGCTTTTTCCCCTTGTGTCCTTTCTCTATTCCTTTGTTCTTTCGAGCTTCATGGCTCTCTATCTCTGAAgttctttattttctcttgatTTGTGTTTTATTCTTTCCAAGATGCTATGGAGGGCATGCCTTTTTTCCTTAGACGAATGTGGGGCAACTTAGCTAGAATTGTAGCTAGGGCATGGGTTGCTCTAATTTTGTCAACAACTCAACATCAAGCAAGAAACGAGGGCTTGATGTATTGGTGAGGCCAACATCTCTAAGCTCGTAGACAACACCACCCAATTCATGACCGAGTGAAAGAAATCAACCCAATTGTTGTCTCTAGCAGCCAAGAGAAGGAAGGAATAAATGCTCAAGAAATTGTAGTCTTGTTGGCTTTTGTATATGGAATTTAAGCATAAGAGTGGGAGAGAAAAGTTTCAGATTTACAGAGATGGGAGGAAGAACAATGGTGTGCAGTTGCAGaactctgtttttttttttatgtagaGGGGCTGTAAATCGCGCGAGAGAAAGGGAAGCTAGTGTTCAAGCAAATGACGAAGCAATTTGAAGTGTTGCGAAGTGGATTAAGCAAAAGACAACACACAAACACAATCATCTTCTTTTAATCTATCCTCCTTTCTTTAGTGCTCTGCTTTATAAGTCAAATGAGTCTTCTTTTAATCGAGTTTCAATGACTAGGATAGATTAGCAGAGCAGCTTGTGACAACCTTGTATTAATGGCTGATtatgttaagaaaaaaaatgaaaatctaatCATTTTAACACCAAGATAAAGCAATGAAGATTAGAAGATGAGTATTGTAAATTTAAGAGTGTCGTTCAATGGGGCAATAAAATCTCATAGTTTCTTGTTTTCTTCAACTTAAAAGAAGGAAGTGGAAGAGACGTATTTGAAGTCCAAAGCTGGTGGGTAAGCAAGGTCTTAACCGGAATTAGTTTTGGTCAGGTTTGGTTGAAACAAAAACATGTCAGGCCCGTTTATTTTCAGAGTtacaatcacaaaaattttaactttaactttaactcaacccactacacaacaaaaatacacatttcccaagtcaactttaactttaattcaacacactatacaacatttgtccttttccacaatcaaaatcaaaattaccttaactctgaaatcaaacgcctCAGTCATATCTGGCAATGTGGTCTATTACGGGCCCCACATATTTGTACAAATCAGCAttacataacaaaaaaaaggttatGGAAGGACAAGAATAGAATAAAAATCAACATATAGGAccaaaacagaaaagaaagcAAAGAAATATGacgaaaatatgaaaaaataagaaaaaaagaatgaaaatataaaagtaactAAATGTGCAGTGattatttggttttagagttgagttgagttgagttttgattttaatttggttgtaatgattgttttattgaattatgagaaaaagtgtgaaaaaataatgaatagttgagagaatttagtattaaaaattgaattgagtataatggagATGTATGTGAATTTATGTATGGCCCTcaccttttttactttgaagagttgatttttattgtgtaatgagtaaagttagagttagagttaaaattttaaaattcgattgCAAAATCAAACAGAGTATAAAACTATACTTTTTCCCATAAATTTAAGAGAGAATGACCGGAGAGACACATATGTTTCTTCCTTAGAATGGAAGATATATAGTCTCacgtatgtatatgtatatgtataaatataaaattttatcatgCATAGGAAAGTCTACAACCTATATGAAAATAATGGAGtaggataaaaaaaatgatttgaatattaatgttacgtttggttttaaagtataattttaaaattatattttgatttttaaaaagagtgatataaatgaagCTCACCTtctgattttgtatgagttattttgttttattgtggaaaatgagTAGTATAAATGGAACTCACcatttaattttgtataagttattttgttttgttgtgagtagagttaagttaaaatagaattttaaaattatattttgaagcCAAACAAGCTATTAACCTCCAATGGTCACTTTGcatacattattattatttgcgATGGTTTAGGTGAGATCATTCCAATTGACATTGGCAATAATGTCACTTTCATAGAATGATAGTCAAATTAACATGACTATCTTcacttgcctttttttttccctgctGGAAAACTATCATTACAtgtcaatatatttttatttggttgAATATTACCTGTCAATATTTCATGAGCATTATATTAGAATTTGTATCCATATACATGTAACATGTTCAAGAAAATTGGCATAAGAACGTACCATCAATCCGGGTTGTCCAAAAGAAAACGCTTCCCCTGCGAAGAAACTAATTCTCTCTTCGgcttattaataattaatcaaagCAAATTGATCATAACATGATCTCTATATGATGCTTGGAATCGGaacacaatatatatacatatatatgtgcacCAATCATATATTCAAACGATTATATGTTCAAAAATTGGTTCTTCTCCCCTTTCTAGCTAGCAACATCGAGTTTTGATTTCAGAAGTTGATATCCAATGTCTAATAGATGGCCTCTTCGATTGATATGTAAAATCACATACAATGTGTACATATCATCTTCCGACTCGGAGTTGTGCTACAAATGGCGCACCCCTTTGGCAATGATTAATTACTTGCACAAGATTATTTCTAACAGTGCAGTGATAGATATGGCACGTACTAGTTAGCAACTTAGCATGAATGATCAATAAATAATGCATTTTCACGCAAATTGGGGATTGGGGCATATGGCCTCAATCTCAAGAGACGGTCAAATTAATTAGGCCCagggaaattattttttcagtaATTAACTAAATTAAACACATAACAATTTCAACTTGAAGCTAGATGGAATTAATGATATCTCTTTAACTTGGCACGTGATGAACAATTTTTTAGGACGAACACAAAGGCCTATCTTCAGCGACCAGCCAATCTCTCGGCAGCACGTGTCATGTCTTAggttgatttttttataaattaatattgtaCCATCGTGAGATCGTTGAAGCAATTTAACGTTTATTCCGCTTAAACAAAATCTCGAATTCGAGTCTtatgaatgtagaaaatttaCTTTAAAAGAGTTTTATTCCTTAGTGGATTGACCATGCTAGACCAAATTAGTCGGTTTCTGAATATCACAGTTCACGccgaaaaatattaatattgtaATAAGCTTTGCTGGCTAGAGAGAAATTTGACGTGGCAAGTACGTACTCGTATGCGTACAAAGCAGggacttcttttcttttattattattattttattaatgatgtATTGAAATTAGGGCTTTATGATCAGTTCTCGCATGGGATCATTGAAAGTTTGCCGGGGAACCCGAGATTACCCATTTTGCAGAAAATCAATGTGTCTTTCTACTCAATTTCGTCACTCATTGATTAATTTGTGTCATCGATCGGGTAAAACTCATCAATCATCTGTAAATCGATATTCTTGCTCAACTTAAATGTTGTGTACAGGATCTGTATATAAGAATTTCTTATCATCGTTTTCACACGAATCGtactattatttaatataGTGGGGATCATTGATTCAAAGTTCGATGCCAATGGGAAAATTCtagaacaatatatatatatatacacacacatataaaaTTAAGCTCAGctccctatttttttttcaatgtatCATGGTATCCGAAAGCTTAACAGATTTTGACTAATTCAGATCGAACTAGATGGACgaattaaagataaaattctctcaattaagaatattttttattcacaatTCTCGAATTTAAGATTTCAAGGAAATAAATGCCGCTTAATCCTTTCTGTACCTCATGTATGTTAATGAATTCGTACaaacatattaattaattaatttcacatTGTTAATTCCCATTCAAAATTAGACCAGACCCATTTTGAATCTCATCAAACCAAGCAAAATGATGATGTGCTCATAAAACTAAGCcctcaggaaaaaaaatatacataactataattatacatatatatacacacacgcatgtatatatgtaagtATCTATATGATCACTCATACATACTTCCCTTTCTCACAAAGGGACTGTATTAACTGGTAGTTGGGGCCTATGTCTGCGTCTTCCTCccaatagaaaaataaaataaagggaagaagaagaagaattggAAAGAAGACGGGTAGATAGATTTGAGAGTACTGACTCTTCAATCCTTCGTCAGTCCAACCACCAAACCttacccctctctctctctctctctctctctctctcttatatGGCCATGACTTTATACTCATTCTCATCAtcaacaaacacacacacacacacacacatgagaCTGAGAGAGCAATATAACTGATCAATCGCTCACACACTTTCTTGTCTCTCTCTTTAAGACACCCACTAACAATAGCTAGCTATCTCTGTACATTAATTTCTCTCTAATAtgaacacacacacacacactcgcCCAGACAATAAGAGCAAACAGCTACAGCTCCATCCGTTGCCCTCTGTGTGAGTGTTTGTGTTTGTTGTCTCTCATAATTACAAAAGCAATACTAGCCAAGATTGTCTTCCACCCCCCACCCCAATATAtagctttcttttcttttcttagtaCTACCATCACCACTCTCACCTCTCTCACTCCTGACTTCTCTCTCCCTTTACGCCCTCCACCACCCCCGAAAATGCTGCCCTATAGCTGATTCTGCCCAAACAGTTTCTCATCTCTTTCTCGAGTCTCTCAAGTCAAGTGTGTGCGCGTGTCTCTCCATTTTATCCATCCATCTGTCTGTTTGTTTATCACTTTTATTGTCAGTCGTCCCCCGGCACGTCGTCCAGAAATGGCACCGAGGAATGACAGAGCTAACGCTAAGAAGGTAATGAACAAAGGAGCGTGGACAGCCGAGGAAGACCAGAAGCTCTCCCAGTACATCGAAATCCATGGGCCCAAGAGGTGGAAAACTATTGCTATGAAATCAGGTATATTCACccctcacacacacacacacatatatatatatttgtatttatatatcaaCTTATTCTAGAAGTGCAAATTAGTACTTAAAAGGTAGCTCTCAATGTCGTCTGAATTGGTCAAATCAAGTGCATTGTGCTCTTTACAGTTCACATTGATTTCGATTAACCAAAGAGCTCGGTCCGACCGCGCGTCCGTGCAGGTTTGAACCGATGCGGGAAGAGCTGCAGACTGAGGTGGCTGAATTACCTTAGACCGAACATCAAGAGAGGCAACATTTCGGACGAGGAAGAGGACTTGATACTCCGGCTTCATAAGCTCCTCGGTAACAGGTAATTAACCCACTGCCGACTGAAATTCAGTTTACGTACTAATTTTACAACTGAAGAAAACGTCTTCAATTATGAGTGTGCATTGCAACAAATTAAAAGGTACTTTATGTTATAGCGTGTATGTGATGAGATTAATCTGACGGAATTATCGGGATACACTATGCACGTATGTACGTACAGGTGGTCCTTGATTGCGGGGAGACTTCCAGGGAGAACAGACAACGAGATTAAGAACTACTGGAATTCTCATTTGAGCAAGAAAATAAACCAGAAGGAGAAGACACAGCAGCCCTCCCCCGCCCAGGAATCTGCCCCACCCCCGAAGCTGGTGGAATCCGTCCAGGCCGATGAGAACCAAGGGACTAAAACCACGGCCAACTTAGATGTCAACTTCGACGTGAACGAGTTCTTTGACTTCTCGACCGGGGGATCCTATGGTCTAGAGTGGGTAAATAAATTCCTCGAGCTCGACGAGGATAGTTGGATGCTTGAGAAAGGTGAGGGGAAGAGAGGATTGTTATAATATGTGTTTTCTCCTTTCGGGAATTAATGGTTTTCTTATGACTCTTAATTATTCTTATGTACAAttttatcaataaattaagaaaaccATTTCTCCATGCCAGTCAGCTAATTTATCGGATTATGGTATGAGATAATAATTACTCTATGACCATGCAATTATATAATACACTTTGGAGAGCTTCAagtatatgatatgatatatacatatatccttttatttttttggtagataAAATTATGGGAGATATTGCTCTCACAGTTCCAGGGGATGGAGTATTTAAAGATTACTCCCCCTCCGAACTCGTGTTCTCCTCCTAAGGGTGAAGGTTGCGTACCACTTCAACCAATAGCTTGTTAGTTATATCCCTTTTATTAATCTTctaatttgaaataattttttctaccCAAATTAAGTAACATATTTCCGATCGAGGTATACATTTGGATATGAAAAGGGATTCCAACGGGAAAGAATATTGTTTTCCACTGGAGggcaattaataaaaagagagaataCACAAAACTTGGAAAGTTGAATAATATAGTAAAGATCAAAAGtgaacatacatatatataacatatgcGTGTATATATACGTGTATATTTGTCTGTGACATCTTTTTAAATTAAGCAAATTTGATATTAAGTTGTTCATGAGTGGTAAATGATATATTATAGGTTCCATAAAAAGGAGAACATAAAGTATATTAGGTCTCATAAGAAGGGGaatacaaatttaaatttcaaatggGGCATTATATTATTGGGAGGAGTAAATTTAAATGTTTTATTCTGGAATTACAACTTTTATCtatgaagaaaagaaaataatggaagaaaaaaaagaaagaaagtacTTATTCATTTGAGTTATAAGGAAGTAACATACGCATTCAAAAGGCTCCCAGCGGAAGTGACAGGACTGAATTAATTGAAAGAGTTCAAGTTGTTGATGAGTAAAG is a genomic window containing:
- the LOC116202629 gene encoding transcription factor MYB114-like encodes the protein MAPRNDRANAKKVMNKGAWTAEEDQKLSQYIEIHGPKRWKTIAMKSGLNRCGKSCRLRWLNYLRPNIKRGNISDEEEDLILRLHKLLGNRWSLIAGRLPGRTDNEIKNYWNSHLSKKINQKEKTQQPSPAQESAPPPKLVESVQADENQGTKTTANLDVNFDVNEFFDFSTGGSYGLEWVNKFLELDEDSWMLEKGEGKRGLL